Proteins encoded in a region of the Phoenix dactylifera cultivar Barhee BC4 chromosome 3, palm_55x_up_171113_PBpolish2nd_filt_p, whole genome shotgun sequence genome:
- the LOC103717877 gene encoding bifunctional bis(5'-adenosyl)-triphosphatase/adenylylsulfatase FHIT-like isoform X1, translating into MVSVLRFRGRFIVAPKKGGGGPALSRGRVPASPRHLAPELVLALIRRRFCARAGMKAETTTYTFGPYKIDRSEVFYSTPLSYAMVNLRPLLPGHVLVCPGREVKRFVDLSADETSDLWLTAKEVGDHLERYHEASSLTFAILAQVHPFHWSLRMDLRLDREFHMCTFTFSQGKGEILEKNDEIYEAIDEKEKELKEKLDLDKERKDRMSEEMAREADEYRALFS; encoded by the exons ATGGTAAGCGTGCTCAGATTCCGAGGGCGTTTTATAGTAGCTCCCAAGAAGGGCGGGGGCGGGCCGGCGCTGTCTCGCGGCCGAGTCCCGGCTTCTCCGCGCCACCTCGCTCCGGAGCTCGTGCTCGCTCTTATTCGCCGTCGGTTCTGCGCGAGAGCTGGGATGAAGGCGGAGACGACCACCTATACGTTTGGACCGTACAAGATCGACCGCAGCGAGGTGTTCTACTCCACTCCGCTCTCCTACGCCATGGTTAATCTCAGGCCTCTTCTCCCGGGT CATGTGCTTGTATGCCCAGGGCGTGAAGTGAAGCGCTTCGTTGATCTCAGTGCTGATGAGACTAGTGATCTATGGCTTACTGCAAAGGAAGTTGGTGACCATCTTGAGCGTTATCATGAGGCATCCTCACTGACATTTGCAATTCTA GCACAAGTGCATCCTTTTCATTGGTCCCTCAGGATGGACCTCAGGCTGGACAGAGAGTTCCACATGTGCACATTCACATTCTCCCAAGGAAAAGGGGAGATATTGGAGAAAAATGATGAAATTTATGAAGCA atagatgagaaagaaaaggaactgAAGGAGAAACTAGATCTTGACAAGGAAAGGAAAGATAGAATGTCAGAAGAAATGGCTCGTGAGGCTGATGAATATCGAGCTCTTTTCTCATAG
- the LOC103717877 gene encoding bifunctional bis(5'-adenosyl)-triphosphatase/adenylylsulfatase FHIT-like isoform X2 — protein sequence MVSVLRFRGRFIVAPKKGGGGPALSRGRVPASPRHLAPELVLALIRRRFCARAGMKAETTTYTFGPYKIDRSEVFYSTPLSYAMVNLRPLLPGHVLVCPGREVKRFVDLSADETSDLWLTAKEVGDHLERYHEASSLTFAILIDEKEKELKEKLDLDKERKDRMSEEMAREADEYRALFS from the exons ATGGTAAGCGTGCTCAGATTCCGAGGGCGTTTTATAGTAGCTCCCAAGAAGGGCGGGGGCGGGCCGGCGCTGTCTCGCGGCCGAGTCCCGGCTTCTCCGCGCCACCTCGCTCCGGAGCTCGTGCTCGCTCTTATTCGCCGTCGGTTCTGCGCGAGAGCTGGGATGAAGGCGGAGACGACCACCTATACGTTTGGACCGTACAAGATCGACCGCAGCGAGGTGTTCTACTCCACTCCGCTCTCCTACGCCATGGTTAATCTCAGGCCTCTTCTCCCGGGT CATGTGCTTGTATGCCCAGGGCGTGAAGTGAAGCGCTTCGTTGATCTCAGTGCTGATGAGACTAGTGATCTATGGCTTACTGCAAAGGAAGTTGGTGACCATCTTGAGCGTTATCATGAGGCATCCTCACTGACATTTGCAATTCTA atagatgagaaagaaaaggaactgAAGGAGAAACTAGATCTTGACAAGGAAAGGAAAGATAGAATGTCAGAAGAAATGGCTCGTGAGGCTGATGAATATCGAGCTCTTTTCTCATAG
- the LOC103717875 gene encoding 50S ribosomal protein L17, chloroplastic yields the protein MAVASSSSPVVSASPWNMASLRSALPSVPRSRVPSLRFPAHSPFPSSSRLRSGLGDAKFLRSFSGLAPMTPLLSISSECDSFEQGFSYINNGSKFYAMRHGKRVPKLNRPPDQRKALLRGLTTQLLKHGRIKTTRARASAMRKYVDKMITLAKEGSLHKRRQALGFIYEKQIVHALFAEVQDRYGDRNGGYTRIIRTLPRRGDNAPMAYIELV from the exons ATGGCGGTGGCTTCTTCTTCCTCGCCAGTGGTGTCTGCGTCGCCGTGGAATATGGCGTCGCTTCGCTCTGCCCTCCCTTCGGTCCCGAGGTCTCGCGTCCCTTCGCTCCGTTTTCCGGCCCATTCACCGTTCCCTTCGTCGTCACGGCTCCGGTCAGGCCTCGGAGATGCCAAATTCTTGCGGTCTTTCTCCGGACTTGCTCCCATGACTCCACTTCTCTCCATCAGCTCCG AATGTGACAGCTTTGAGCAGGGATTTAGCTACATCAACAATGGGAGTAAATTCTATGCAATGAGGCATGGAAAACGTGTTCCAAAACTCAACAGGCCCCCAGATCAGCGGAAAGCACTACTACGTGGCCTTACAACGCAGCTGTTGAAGCATGGTAGAATAAAAACCACCAGAGCAAGGGCAAGTGCGATGAGGAAATATGTAGATAAGATGATAACACTAGCGAAGGAAGGATCCCTTCATAAGAGGAGACAGGCCCTGGGCTTTATATATGAGAAGCAAATAGTCCATGCCTTGTTTGCTGAGGTTCAAGACAGATATGGTGATAGAAATGGAGGGTACACTAGAATCATCAGAACTCTACCAAGACGAGGAGACAATGCGCCAATGGCTTACATTGAGCTTGTTTAG